The region TTTTGTAATACTTGGCCAAGTAGAGTTTCATAAGTATCAAAGAGGACTTTTTGATGTTTTGGTTGTACATATTGGTTTCTCATGATGTAGGTTTTGGCCAAGGGGAGGGGATTTTAGTATATTGGTGATATGATTTATGAATTTTAGGATTTGCATGTTGGATTAAAATAGGTTTCAAGCTGTGTTAAATAAGTGTAAGGTTAGTGGAGAATTTTAGTGAGGTAAATGTACGTACATGCAAAAGAAAAGGTTTAGGATTTGTTAGAAAGGATTAAATCTTGTTTATTTTATAGCAAAAATGAAGAATATATGGAATTAAGTAGGTGGTTAGTCACATATGCAAAATAAATTTGGTGTTACAATTAGCGTCAAGGACTTAGGTTATTTCTAGCCTATGTGATAATTGTAGAACTAATTGAATATACATATGTTTATTCAGTTTCTAACATTCAAGACTAACTTtggttaatttatattatttgttttcataGGAGATAGTGAAGCAAACGCCGCCCACCCGCGCTAAAGTTTTTGTGGCAACCCACACAAGAAGGGATAGGACGGCCAGCACTCAACAAGCTTCGCAGGCAATAGTATGTGCTTAACTTAGTGATTTAGCTTGTGCGTTGTTGAATTTaccatatatattgaaatagtaTAAGTATTTACCGAGGCAAATAAGCGTTTAATAATtaacacaattaatatatatatgtcagaAAAATCTGAAGGAGCTGATGGTCGAGGACACTGTAAGAACAAACTCGGTATCTCCGCAGGGTTCAATACTATGGGCCAAAGATGATGCACTTGCTATGGCAATGGGTAGATCGGAATACTCAGGTCGTGTTCGTGAAACTGGGCCTGGGCCACTATCGGTTAGACCTACTTCTCGCTCATCTACATCATCAGTGTCATGCTTGTCTCAGGAAGCTGCATTCGATACTCGAATAAGCTAGTGAAATGATAGCAAAATgggaggaagagagaagaagaactgATGAACGGATTGGAGCACAGGGTCAAGTGATAGCAAATATGTAGAAGATGATCGAAAGTCTCGCTGCCACCAATGCAGCACTAGTGGCCAACACTTTGGCTACGCAAGACACTGAGTCACCTAATATCGTGAGGGCGAGATCTTCAGTAGCCAATCGACCAGGTTAGCTCCCAACatgattaactaattaacaaagtgtattttttttcattatacgGTTGAAAATGTTATGTGTATCGTTACTagtttcctatatatatagttgcgtAACACATTTCATCCGAATCACTCATGGAGGTGTCGCGCCCTTGTCCCAAGATGATGATTCGCATGAGTGACTGTCGTGACATACAGTATCTTGAGTTATTTTGAATGTAGGTGGAATATAGAAGTTTGTAAATGATCTCAACATTGTTTATATGATTTTATCGGCTGGACTTGATCGTTTTGTGATTGTAGGtaacttatatattatgtttggaATTACTTTGAACGTTTTGGagtttgaattatatatatttggggttgagtgaatGAATTATGTTGATACATCGTTTTATTTGTTactgttttgtttttgtggcTTCGTATATACATCAAGCCATAGTGATCGTTTATGAGTGTATGGAGTTCGGATTATGAGTGCATATGATCGTTTATGAGTGTATGAATATGTAAACAATATTCTTGCTATATCaggtgttgtgcaaattttaatactcgcaagcgcacgaatcgtttgtaatatagtgtatgtgcaagtgcgagatcgtatccacagggaaatggtcaaatattggtgtcttgtttaatcaacctcattttaacctagttccaaaggtttgaagattgattcaagaacaaaagactaaataaaagagatggaatgaaatacgcaaattaaaaggaactaaggctaaggagtccacccaaccaaatccaacaactcacactcttggtttccacttgaacacccaaagaacattaagcttagggtgtcattcaagtttctcaaccataaaccctagaaccattaaatgaatccaacaagacaaatcacaaagagtaccaatttgaaatcaaatcatccaatgtatcattcaatcacaatggatatcatcattcaaaccgataaaacaatgtatccatcggttgaaacacatcaaatgtcctatttccaccactaaccacatttattgcaaaagataaagcattaaatgaatggaacatgaacaactaatatgatatatatcattaaatgtgcaagtggtatatcaagagtgtgagtgtcatcaattgaaaggtttcatcctcaaccttagttgaggttactagccttccatgactaagaacaccacaagaacatgatgaacaaccatggaaataaaagaaaagctttacaaagataaagtgtctgagaacaaaagctactgaaatacactacaaaatgcacgaaattaaacctatctactgttctctactctcccaacaaggaggcatggctatggcttttatagaagaaaactagggctagaaacccatgtagaatgactcctctaccctcctctagggttcctctcttgctagagacaaccaagaacacgaaaccagcgtgttctgctgcgaaaatcagagggagagctactttttgtcatggaggagcttctgattgggtgttctggggcgctctgcaaaagcaggttctgggaaatttcgatcgatcgacttttatttcgatcgatcgacttcgggtaaagtttcgatcgatcgacttttcaggacctccgaatttccagtcatttccttatgaaatttgccattcctctcttattgacctatagaaacagaaaaacacaaaaactaacaaaaacatcagaaaataacaaggctaaaggtctaactagtgcaaatcaaggagtccaaatacacaatatttggcactcataaTCAGgtattacaaaaaaagaaaaaaaaaaactaatgaaattattattatttttaatattttttgtttggagtcgtttttagGTCTAAAACAACTCCAAACAGTTGGAGTCATTTTAGGTCCAAAATGactgtgacatcccacatcacTTTGGTATGGGAATGTGGATgggcttatatgtatatttgcacccTTTTTGAAATAATACGTTtgaaagccgtgatggccataaacctatcagaactccgcagttaagtgtgcttctgcgagagtagtactaggatcaGTGACCTCCAGTGAAGTCTAGCTCTAGGGGAGCcaaaaagtggacaatattgtatcgttGGGGATTAGTCGTtaaaaatggtatcagagccacctagtaacgctagGTCATGTGGTATTGGAGCATTGTATGACGTGGCCCTAACGAGGACATAAGAGGTTTAAGGGGGGAGTTTGCAACACCTCGGtcctatattgggaagagatgaatagctcacatagagtgagtggctTATAAAGATCgttatgagtgctaagtcccacattgtctaattactatgtgaaactgggctttacaAGAGAATTTAGGAAATCTCCAAATTgattagtccttttggggtgatagcgcagatgtgtcTAGCGCTTTTTCCTGAGTCGTTACAATGATtctaattggagtcgttttaagaCTAAAATGACTTTAACCTAGAATGAAACACTTATGTTGAGTCATTTAGAAAACGACTCAAAACGATTTGAGCCCTTTTTAGGCCCAAAAACGGTTCAAAAGTAttggttttttgtagtgtaaattACACATTCGATCCTCCTTATTCTAGTAGTGGTTAGTTAGGCTCGGGTGGGattgtaatttttggattttttcttgtactttttttttttttttttttttttttttttttttttttttaaatctctgATGTTGTTCGATTTTTTCATCAAATGGTCAAAATGGGAGATTGTTAGGTTTTTGAAATTGGGCTTATTCGGTATTCAAAACCATTCTTGTAAATATTTCATCGCCGAAGTGTTTAGTAAAGAAAAGATGGTGTTTCTAGTGTTTTATGTATTTTCGTCAGATATCCGTTAGAATGTATCATGATGTCTCTCATTTGGAAGTACAAAAATGTCTCGATGTGCTTTCATCAGATAGCCTTTAGAAGACCATTATGACGTCTATCatctaaaaatacaaaaatgtctCTATGTGTTTTCGTTAGAAGCACGTCAGAAGCACATCAAAGACCGTTATGACGATCAAGCTAAGAGAGGTTTCTGCCTGTTTTCGTGCGAAGAGCGTCAGAACGCTGTCATGACGTTGAAGCTTAGAAAAGTCTCTGGATGTCTTCATCAGAAGAATGTCAGAATGTCGTCATGATGTCGCTTGCCAAATCTGCCATGTGTTAAGAAGTTAGCGATGAAACCCTAGTAACCGTCATGATGCCACAGGAAATTCCAGATGATAAAAATCCAATCTTTTCCCTCTTTCACTTACTTCTTCCTATACCTctcaagagagaagaagaacgTCCCCTACGTTGGTGAAGAAGTTTTTGACCTCTATCAACCTAGAATTACTCTCCGATCCCTTCACCATTGTTAACTCAAGTGATGTTTTTCTAAGAAGTTTGAAGCTTTCTCTCACTTGGGACtttgttcttgatcttgttcAAATCACACCATCCATAACCTTCATCCATCAAAGAGTCTACCGATAGATCGGTAATGAAAGACACTTTAAAAAGATTGACTAACTCGAAGGCAAGCGGGAAGCTTGTTGTCATATGGAGTCTTAGATTTACAAAGgggttttgtaagtttttatgtTTGTATTCTGAATGTTCTTTGTGATAGTGATTTTTTGGGTTTATCTATCATGGAGTGCTTTTCCCTTTAATGTGTTCAAGGTTATGGTCGTGAGGTTTTATTATTGAGTATTGCTATTTgctttccttatatatatatatttattgcttATGTGTTTGTTTTGGGGGTTGAACTCGATCTCGTGTTTTTTCACTGATTGCAaacattaaattataaattgcaaGGTCTATGGTTTAAGATCTTccgtgtgataatctcattactcacattATATACCATATTCAATACAATGCATGGATCATTTACATGTACATGATAAATAACAATCACAAAAGATAAACATGTAAATAATATGCCCAATGCTCACTAAATAAATAAGTgaataaacaattttattcaatttaaattaaaatgtcTTACAAATTAATTGATGTTTAGGGCGCTATTTCTAACAGTCGAGTACTATGGGTTGAGAAGGAGATGCTCAAACTTGAAAAATgtttacgaaaaaaaaaagggaaatcaTTTACATGGCTTAAAGGAGGCTTTACTGGTCAACCAAAAATGTTTTCGGTTTAATTAAGATTGTCGGTCGTACAAAAAATTGAACaatagaaagataaaaaaaaaaaaaaacctttgttcaaataaaaataaaaaaattacatcaaaacaaacggaacataaaTATGTTAATTGGGTCTAAACCGTTTTTCAtcttctttaacaaaaaaaatgattaaacagGAATGCTTTCATTGTAATATGGTTGGAACATCCTCATTGACTTGTGCACGTGATtgtacaacatttttttttggattgcaTGAGATAAACAATATATACCCCGTTTGGTTTGTAGGGGTGAAAaggatgcggttaataaccgttTACTAACCACTAACTGCTTAGGGCGGAACAGTTAATAATTTTAGAAGTACGAAAAAGCCAATGCGGCTACTAACCGATAATAATTGTGTATACATGGCACATGACGTATAAATATACATGCAAGAGATTCTGCGCCATGTTCTGCAAAGACTCcatatgaatatataaatcCGTATAAATATATAAGGATTTAATGGCAAGAAATGAATGACATCACAAATGCATAGTGTCATTAGTATAATATTATTTGTAGGAGTGGATTAAAATAAGTAGAGGAGGGAGGGCCTAGTATTGCGTGTCGTAGAGTATGGACGGTTGAGTGCCCCACACAGCCTTTTGAGGGGGGCttgtgttttttgttagtttgtgagcAGACAAAAGCAGAGAAGCTTCTTATCCTCACTCTCTGGGTTTTCACACATGGAATCTCTTCTAAAGCCAAAGTAGTACTACTCCCCCCCCCCAATTATCTTAATATCATATTCCTATTCCCTCCATCTCTTTTAATCAATCTACATAAATTTTAACAGCAGGGGGAATGGCAATAACGTAATATGTCTTCATTTCATGTCCTCCATCCTAAACAGTGTCCTATATAGTACTTCTATCTACTGCAACCCAGTTTATAATTTCCATGTTCTTTCCAAATTtgtccactctctctctctcccaaatcTCTCTGCAATGGCACCCATGGCTCTCCCTCCTGGTTTTAGGTTCCATCCAACGGACGAGGAGCTCGTTGCTTACTATCTTGATCGGAAAATTAGCGGCCGCACGATTGAGCTTGAAATTATCCCAGAAGTTGACCTCTACAAATGTGAACCATGGGATTTACCAGGtgcatatttatatatatgtaaattttttcttttcaattatatatatattaatttggttCTTTTGATGTATTTGATGAACAAACAGAGAAATCATTTTTACCGAGCAAAGATATGGAGTGGTATTTCTACAGTCCAAGGGATAGAAAGTACCCGAACGGATCAAGAACCAACCGAGCAACACGAGCCGGTTACTGGAAAGCTACTGGTAAAGACCGGCTGGTTCACTCTCATAAGCGCCCGGTTGGGATGAAGAAGACTTTGGTGTATTATAGAGGAAGAGCTCCCCATGGCGCTAGAACGAACTGGGTGATGCATGAGTATCGCCTCACCGACTCCTCCTGTCGGACTGCTGCATCATCAACTTTGAAGGtatcaaatattttaataaaagaatgaattgaaatgttttttaaataattcatccaaaaaagaaatagaaaactgatcgattaattttaattgatttagcCAATATTCACTAGTGTACGTACGTGCTAATGTTggatcaacaaatttttttatgaaattcaaCTGTTTTTCTTAGGTTCCATGACGTATATAGATGCATGATCCGTCATTATTCAAAGGGAAAGAATGAtatcaaaataccaaaaaaatcaaCGAGAAATGTAATGAGAGATCCAATATTACCACTGGGGTTTAAagatttctgttcttttttttttttttgataaatagagATTTATGTTTCAGGAAAAACATGAATATCGATCGGGATAATTGTCACTTTAATGTTACCGGAACTTATGCACACTTCGattatgtgtgtatatatatatatatatatatatatatatatatatatatatatatatatatatatatatatagtccttgGTGATCGTAAACAATATTGCTAAAGaagtaaaccctaaaaaccctaacatgaaaaataaaagaaaaaattataaaaaaaataaaaaggttaaatCTTAGATCGATGCATGAATTATTTATTACGTGATGGACTTGAAAATGATTGAGGTTAACCCTCCCGATTCATTAAAATGATgggctttcttttcttttctcttcatttttttttttcatcatcgATCCAGTCAATAGCTAGGTTTCTCAGAGCTATCGATCGTAGATTATGTCATCTTTATTTAATGACCAGAcataaaataaagcaaatcccttgtgtttttcttctttttcttccttctttatttttcttttccgtTTGAAAGGAATAGCCTATCAATATCATGATGAAAGATATAACTTTATTTTGTACTTACTATTATCTTTCCATCTGTTTCTACTTCTTTTTTGGCCTCTTTCTAATCTTACTTTTCtagatcttcttttttttttttttttttttttttttttttttttttgatttatttaaggAACGACGTTAGTTATTAACAGTGTTTGATAATTTTGCCCTACAGGATTCTTATGCACTATGTCGCGTTTTCAAGAAAACAATgcagatcatgccaaaaaccaaagaaaaagaagaagaaacgatTGGAAATATTGTAGACAAAGATTCAGTCTGGGTGTTGGATGAACAATTATTTGAGGATGAAACTTCCCGAGGAAAAGAAGCCGACGACGAGAATTTCATTCATGACTACTCCTCTAATAAGTTCCCATCAGATACTTCTTCTTCAGATCTCACTCAAGGCACTCCGGCTGAAACTGGCATGGCAGATGATTTACCAGCTCCATTTGCCTCCGATGAAGCAAATAGTGCTGCTGATTTTTGTTCTCTTGGTGTCGACTTCCCCTCAAATCTATTTCAGGTAAAACAACTAGATTAATTTGATTTTAACTATATAAcaacataaaccaaaaaaaaaaaaaaatactatctaTTTAATAGACGGTTATACGATCGgtccttcattttttcttttaacaagtcTTAACTTGTTGATCtaaagattaatttttactatcactTTATTCAAattgtataacagtctactaaatagcattactcaataacatataattataacaataatattaatttgcTTTTACCCCTCCTATATCCTTTGTGAATGCCATGATTATATACTTTGCTAAAACTATATTTCCAGTAATATTCTGCTTTATTCCTGCATGCTTTATCACCAAGGTTTCATGTTCACACCGCATATAATTAATACATAATTTGAAGAACAGTTAATTCTAAAGTAGTCTTAATAAATCATCACGCCTAGCTGCTGCATCCATGCATGCACAGACGATATACTTGAAGTGGCCCACAAAACAAGCCCTTTGAGTTGTCTTTTGATCcttaaagtaaaaaaagttcGGAAGCAAGAACTCGCTGTCTTTTCCTAAAGCTTCCTTGTAAAATCACTTAGACCTACGTACGTAGTACccatgagagagagatggcTTTCTTCACCGTCTTCCATAACTTCTTTTGACTGACTCATATATGTATACAtcattcaaagttcaaacatCTTTCCCTTGCGACCCATTTTATCTCGGAACCACATTAATCCTTTTTCCCGTCTCCGTAATGATTGACCCATTTTTATTCCAATTTCGATTCATCAAAGAACGTGCAAAAGAAGCTCCTTTGAttcttatatcattaaaattttagtcattaattaatttatatttataatttcctATTGGATTACGTTGTTTCGGGAAATTGACAAAAAGCGAAGCAAAGAACACTATGCTTGCAAAGTGGTACAATATCCACGACCGTACAAGggaaaatttttatatatatttatgtgtttGTGAATGCAGGACACATTGGAGATACCGAATTACACAAGACTGGATTATCAACTTTGCTACCCACCCTTAGAACTTGAAGATTTTCCACAGATAAATATAGCAGAAACGAAGCCATCGAAGCCTGAAATCATCGATGAATACATGTCATATGACAAGATCCGGGATTGTATGAACGGAACATTAGAAgaaattttctctttatgtAATTCCTCTCAAGAAAACTCCATGCAAGACAAAGTACACTAACATAAGTAGATGACCTTCACAAACAATATTGtactacgtacgtacgtactaCTACAATTCATTGACAAGCACAAAGGTAGAACATTAATTGTGTTCGgctaaaataaccaaaaattgGGGATTGTTTAGCGAGACGATGAGCCTATATTTCAAGGCATacgaaccattttttttttttgggttttctttttatttatttcaacttgagatttttggaaaggaaatggaTCGAAAAGCTGCTAACTTGTAATGGtgttgttttatttgaatttatgtATCACTTCTTTGCATAAATATTTTCCCACGATATTGAAAATTGTTGGTAGCCCAGAAGAATGGTTTGGGCTCAGAAGGCCCCATCACAATGGAGTCTGATCGATTCTCTCCCTTACGTACGTCTCGTTAGCGCTGGGTACGTATGGTTTGGGATGGCATAGGAGGTTCAATTACTACccaccaacaaaaaaataaaaataaaaataaataaaaaataaaatatatataattaatattcataagaaaagaaataaactaGAGAATCCTGgcctataaaatattctaacatgcaTAAGCgtataaaataattcaaacgCGGATTTCGGTGGAGGAGTAGATAGTACTACATCAGCTTTTCACATGGGAGGTGAAGAACCCACATTTCGCCAGCTTAAAAGCTGTCTTTGTATCATGCCCATATATAACAAAACAGAAAACCGAAAGGCCCTATAcgtacaataaataaataaataaataaatacttgcATCATTATTAAACTGGATACCAGAAGAAGGAAGCGTctaatatttaatttgttttaggtttaatttttatttttatttttattattatgattaacTTGTCGTTATATAATTAGATTTGACGTGGCATAACAAAAGAAGGTTGAAATGCGGAAGTTAAATCCCAACATTCACAATAAAAAGTTGTGCAGTACTAAAGCTTGCAGCAAACaataaatatcaaattaaacCACTCAAACGCATAAAAGTATTCACACATTAACAAACcagattttgttgacgaagtgtaGACCTTTTCAATAATGCATCAATGGTAAAATTACTTTGAGGGCTGCAAAACCTAAGAATCAACACTAAGAAAGATTCAAGTAAAGGCACAGTATATTTACAACCTTTTGTAACGGTTTAGATAATCTGCATATAGACAAGCACCCCCAGTTGCCTCATGCTACAGCAGTTCCAACTCCTCATTGACTAATCTTTTTTCTGTATCTTCTTACCAGTCCACCTGTAACTTCCAGGCGATTTCTCAATGTAGAACCAACTCGTGGTTTGATCACTCCAAAAGATTTAAACTTCTAAGCACATACCAACATTATCTTTTGGCAGACAATAAATTCCTAAGCTCTTAGTATATGGAAGCACGCACTTTTTATCAGCATAGAAGAACAATGTggagaattattattatttttatagtaaAAATCGCAGCATCACTTGCCGCACTCAATCTATAATTGACATGGAACGAGTGTACAACCTCTAAAAGGCACTTGTTGGGAGTTTATAGACGAAGAGCAAATTAAATGAACTtcattttttcactttctttttctcttgtttgaCTATTATATCTTAGAATGTTTGTAAAATAAtagaatgaaaatatgaaatttccttcattctttccttttcttagaaaagaaattacaagcAAATAAATATTGGTCGATTCCCACGTACAATTCATTTCAATTCCATTAATTCCTCTCGATCGATATCCTCTAATGCAAATAAATTCCTAAgaaattttctctttatgtAATTCctattagaaaaaaagaatttgcattaaaaagaaaaaaagaatttgcattaagaaaaaaaaaaaaaaatcaaaatctggaGCCATTTAGGTTTAGAAGCATTTCactccccccaaattttttcccTCTCCCACGCTTCTCCATCCTCCCCCCTCACCTCTGGCCGAAAGCCATTCTGACCACGACCACCCCGCACGCCGACCGTTCTGACCACcgtcaatctctctctccacgGTCAGTTTCCCCCCTCTCTATCTCtcatggtgttttttttttttttttttttttttttttttttttttttttttttttttcggtttctCAGCTCCCTTTGCTTACCGTGCTTACCTTGCTTATCTATCTGTGTAGATATTCCACATTCCCTTGCTTTTTGCTCAAAATGCTGATATGGGTATGCcttgtttctttgattttttccatgaaattttattttttctgaaatttaatgCGTATCATATATATTGGTCATTACTTTTTCCTTTATAGTATGTTTGGATAAAGGAagtgattttcatttttttttcatcgttcggcattatttatgtttttcagATCCAAAAGATGCTCAAGTCCTATAatccctctctttctttcttttttactttttttaattcaaatcttcCTCATATCTGGACtttttgtaacgccccgcttttgcaaaaagcgtaggtgaaaatttttgaatttccacaagacattactaacttatcagaggtaattattggcaacggaataaatataatataagttggaaataggttgacacttcagagctactactgagaatacctcaaatatatataaaataagtcagtcagcataattatacagacagcaATACTAGTCTTGCCACTcagggctaaataattatacaagccagagtatatatatgtaactgggaattataaatattgttttaagataggctaatggactataacagggtagtcccaaaactTAGGCcttccagccttacaaaactgaaccagggaccatctacgtgtcgggatagtcctgataatcctcttcttcttcacagccTGAACCATTTcaagtaccatacaaagagaagaaaacaatataaacactaaagtaagtccactgtttccaataataatatgagagctgatttatttagtaaatgcaacataatgcaatggccaaataatcacatgtatatacaaagtataatccatgatcgcgagtcatagacataaagtgaacataaatgtaatcataaagcaatgccAGTCTTAAATATAGAGTTTTGGGCATTTCctctttttccactactctgttggccttggcacggttagcgtgttatttgaaaccttggtttcctcacttaacttttaattataatctttgggagccttggctcctggaaaccttggtttccctggtgaccttggtacaccagtttttgtatttattaatcttttcaggtacctcctcattcactgagaaccttggaactcacgtgaagcctcgcatacccaccgtggatcttgatccaacagcttgttattagacaagttattagaaataatagaatatgcaaaaccacatgcgcaaacaagtaaataaaacagtaaacataatattataggaaaatcaaccagcttcgtccttagtaagtatagagatacttactagtctctgctccaaaagtctttctctttAACTGCATAATCCcaatcatataataatactaGATTAGTGAAATGATGCTACAGACatgtttactatatttatccttaatgtaccattttaaccgttgtcctaatacttTCGTTTTTAGTTCTCTTAATCAAGgtattgaatgccatcttaggttattgaataatgaaattaGAACATCCATTCttactagccattaactccaCTAGTACGTtgacatacatacatatatacaactTCTCTTTCATACCTCGATGTAGTCAAAATAATACTTTCCACACACACAAGCATTAACCATAAAATCAagcacatatgattttactcttctttaattcacatccttataacatACTTAAATGTCgctcacctcttttcttttaatatatatatatatatatatatatatatatatatatatatatatatatatatatatatatatatatatatatatatatatatatatatatcaaaacctcaacatattACTCCCACACTTATATACCTTgatctattttaaaacacaatttatccattctaaattactaatctcatatAGTAAATACCTATCCATAtgtttacacatatactcatatGTAAGCTAGCCAACTTTCCATATAACATACATAATTAAACACAAGAACAAGTCATGATagcaatagaactacttgatcttatgagaagtttgagggagaaaatactcacccaaagttcctcaatggcctagagagtgaaggagagttgtTGTCCAAGCAAGTTCCTCTTACAA is a window of Alnus glutinosa chromosome 4, dhAlnGlut1.1, whole genome shotgun sequence DNA encoding:
- the LOC133867113 gene encoding NAC domain-containing protein 54 produces the protein MAPMALPPGFRFHPTDEELVAYYLDRKISGRTIELEIIPEVDLYKCEPWDLPEKSFLPSKDMEWYFYSPRDRKYPNGSRTNRATRAGYWKATGKDRLVHSHKRPVGMKKTLVYYRGRAPHGARTNWVMHEYRLTDSSCRTAASSTLKDSYALCRVFKKTMQIMPKTKEKEEETIGNIVDKDSVWVLDEQLFEDETSRGKEADDENFIHDYSSNKFPSDTSSSDLTQGTPAETGMADDLPAPFASDEANSAADFCSLGVDFPSNLFQDTLEIPNYTRLDYQLCYPPLELEDFPQINIAETKPSKPEIIDEYMSYDKIRDCMNGTLEEIFSLCNSSQENSMQDKVH